In Rhodothermales bacterium, a single window of DNA contains:
- a CDS encoding histidine kinase, which yields MLNIRNFSRLLILAAVLAAAWPLAEAVRDWVEVSGYHEDANTRLVTGTRGAGDWVVWDDVDGAITASHVFPKGPGYAAGIRDGDVLFLWDNQQYFDALDLKNAMSGLSPGVSRPYLLTRGTEFVEVSVELTRHPTFLYPRSMALWQFSLWGFTLGAFFHALGLFIAGPLARHNPAARFELILIAVSSLWIFGNLARLLAVQVFGPPDAGTVYDVAFQVTTTFGLIGWVGFPLLLLLRVSSASGLLDGHRVWLLPAIVLVPGVLAVGMLVTLLIGSIGPVSVEDLLVPILFYASCYIGIAALVALLQSTGDWGRAGSVVIALMAAAAALAVQGIVPVLSALSEQATGWLIVSAQLLAVVPVTVYTLGTLRYGKVDEILSRAFVYTLVLGLIFFAFVGGMTVLDPMLERSGASRIVVEGLYVVLLLVLFERLGRRLQIFVSSFFSAERHRARVAMSRFLERITDFLDAESLATEAISVAGSAVGARSAILFLRAPSDDVSWIVGQFHPEPPYVTEQVFRTIWPHFRDQPAIWARNPELNKRQLPGSIRRLLLDHGAGLAVPVQGDGHTTGMMVFGVKTRRGSVYNLDDLELLRTFALQVGLAVDRLQLVEREKQLAAETSEAHLVALRAQINPHFLFNSLNTIISLIGERPGEAEAVVENLSAIFRYTLQTGSKAFVPIRDEIALVERYLHIEKARFGERLTISCEVDPEAAEVPIPAFAIQTLVENAIKHGIEKVRGPGRLSISVCTSEPDQGVLVEITDSGAGIQNLFDRSGPVSGRQDFFGTGLMNVSERIGKLYGRDDLLSFTSRPDSGTVVQLIIPPSLP from the coding sequence GTGCTGAACATCAGGAATTTTTCCCGACTGCTCATTCTCGCTGCCGTCCTGGCCGCCGCGTGGCCATTGGCCGAGGCCGTACGCGACTGGGTGGAGGTGTCCGGGTATCACGAAGATGCGAACACACGGCTCGTGACCGGCACGCGGGGTGCCGGGGACTGGGTGGTCTGGGATGACGTGGACGGCGCCATTACGGCGAGCCATGTGTTTCCGAAGGGTCCGGGATACGCCGCCGGCATCCGGGACGGGGATGTCCTGTTCCTGTGGGACAACCAACAGTATTTCGATGCGCTGGATCTGAAGAATGCCATGTCCGGCTTGAGTCCGGGCGTGTCGCGGCCGTATCTGTTGACGCGGGGAACGGAATTCGTGGAGGTGTCCGTGGAATTGACGCGGCACCCCACGTTCCTTTATCCGCGGTCCATGGCGCTCTGGCAGTTCTCATTGTGGGGATTCACCCTGGGGGCATTCTTCCATGCGCTGGGCCTGTTCATAGCCGGACCGCTGGCCCGCCATAATCCGGCCGCCCGATTCGAACTCATCCTCATTGCCGTGTCCTCACTGTGGATTTTCGGCAATCTGGCACGGCTCCTGGCGGTCCAGGTCTTCGGCCCACCCGATGCCGGGACGGTGTACGACGTGGCCTTCCAGGTCACGACCACGTTCGGCCTGATCGGCTGGGTGGGCTTCCCCTTGTTGTTGCTGCTCCGGGTGTCGTCGGCGTCCGGCCTGCTGGACGGACACCGGGTGTGGCTCCTGCCAGCCATCGTGCTGGTCCCCGGTGTGTTGGCCGTGGGCATGCTCGTTACGCTCCTCATTGGCAGTATCGGACCGGTGTCGGTGGAAGACCTCCTGGTCCCCATCCTCTTCTATGCCTCGTGCTATATCGGCATAGCGGCCCTGGTGGCCCTGCTGCAATCGACCGGTGACTGGGGCCGCGCGGGCAGCGTGGTCATTGCACTCATGGCGGCTGCGGCCGCGCTCGCCGTCCAGGGCATCGTTCCGGTGTTGTCGGCGCTCAGCGAACAGGCCACGGGATGGCTCATCGTGTCGGCGCAGTTGCTGGCCGTCGTGCCGGTCACGGTATACACCCTCGGCACGCTCCGGTACGGCAAGGTGGACGAAATCCTGTCGCGCGCCTTTGTCTACACACTGGTCCTGGGGTTGATTTTTTTCGCGTTCGTGGGCGGCATGACCGTGTTGGACCCCATGCTCGAACGGTCCGGGGCCTCCCGGATCGTGGTCGAAGGCCTGTACGTGGTCCTGTTGCTGGTCCTCTTCGAGCGGCTCGGTCGACGGCTCCAGATTTTCGTATCCAGCTTCTTCAGCGCCGAACGCCACCGCGCGCGCGTGGCCATGTCCCGGTTCCTGGAACGGATAACGGATTTCCTGGACGCCGAGTCGCTGGCAACGGAAGCAATTTCGGTGGCGGGCTCGGCTGTCGGCGCGCGCAGTGCCATCCTGTTCCTCCGCGCCCCGTCCGATGACGTGTCGTGGATTGTCGGCCAGTTCCATCCGGAGCCCCCGTACGTCACGGAACAGGTCTTCCGCACCATCTGGCCCCATTTCCGGGACCAACCTGCCATCTGGGCCAGGAACCCCGAACTCAACAAGCGCCAGTTGCCCGGTTCCATCCGCCGCCTGCTGTTGGACCACGGCGCCGGGCTGGCCGTGCCCGTGCAGGGCGACGGCCACACGACGGGCATGATGGTCTTCGGCGTCAAGACCCGCAGGGGTTCCGTATACAACCTGGATGACCTGGAACTGCTTCGGACGTTTGCCCTGCAGGTGGGTCTGGCCGTGGACCGCCTGCAATTGGTGGAGCGGGAAAAGCAGCTGGCGGCCGAGACCTCGGAAGCCCACCTGGTAGCCCTCCGCGCCCAGATCAATCCGCATTTCCTGTTCAACTCCCTGAACACCATCATTTCGCTCATCGGCGAACGTCCCGGCGAGGCCGAGGCCGTGGTGGAGAATCTGTCGGCCATCTTCCGGTATACCCTGCAGACCGGCAGCAAGGCGTTCGTCCCCATCCGCGACGAAATCGCTCTTGTTGAACGCTATCTGCATATCGAGAAGGCCCGGTTCGGCGAACGTCTGACCATTTCGTGTGAGGTGGATCCGGAAGCGGCGGAGGTCCCCATCCCGGCTTTCGCCATCCAGACGCTCGTCGAGAATGCCATCAAGCACGGGATAGAAAAGGTCCGGGGTCCCGGTCGGTTGTCCATTTCGGTGTGCACTTCCGAACCCGACCAGGGCGTTCTCGTAGAAATCACCGATTCAGGGGCCGGCATCCAGAATCTGTTCGACCGTTCCGGACCGGTCTCGGGACGGCAGGACTTTTTCGGAACCGGCCTCATGAATGTATCGGAGCGCATCGGGAAGTTGTACGGCCGGGACGACCTGCTGTCGTTCACCAGTCGTCCCGATTCCGGAACCGTTGTGCAACTCATCATCCCCCCATCCCTCCCCTGA
- a CDS encoding LytTR family DNA-binding domain-containing protein, with protein MLNVFIVDDEAPARSRLRKLLAPFEKAGRVEVSGEAEDGVDAVEKLSAARPDVVFLDIQMPGHDGFEVLERLPPDARPIVVFTTAYDEYAIRAFDANAVDYLLKPIPADRLEQSIARAEKLLASPVNKQETEDRLARLLDWMDERAMAGPASDAREPRFLEQLSVPYRDRILIVPVSDLVSVEISEGITRVFILDHEPAVPRPKLKQHIVSYTLDQLESMLDPDAFMRVHRSAIVQFGHIKELITWFSGRYKLVLTGGHEVIASRERSKILKDRLMV; from the coding sequence ATGCTGAACGTATTCATCGTGGATGACGAAGCGCCGGCCCGGAGCCGGCTCCGCAAATTGTTGGCCCCCTTCGAGAAGGCGGGACGTGTGGAGGTGTCGGGCGAGGCCGAGGACGGTGTGGATGCCGTCGAGAAACTGAGCGCGGCGCGTCCGGACGTGGTCTTCCTGGACATCCAGATGCCGGGGCATGACGGCTTCGAGGTCCTGGAACGCCTGCCCCCCGACGCACGGCCCATTGTCGTCTTCACGACGGCGTACGACGAATATGCCATCCGTGCCTTCGATGCCAACGCCGTGGACTACCTGTTGAAGCCCATTCCGGCAGACCGGCTGGAGCAGTCCATCGCCCGGGCGGAGAAATTGTTGGCTTCGCCGGTCAACAAACAGGAAACCGAAGACCGGCTGGCCCGACTGCTCGACTGGATGGATGAGCGGGCCATGGCCGGACCCGCATCGGATGCCCGCGAGCCCCGCTTCCTTGAGCAGTTGTCCGTGCCCTACAGGGACCGCATCCTCATTGTGCCCGTATCCGATCTGGTCTCTGTCGAGATTTCCGAGGGCATCACGCGCGTGTTCATCCTGGACCACGAACCGGCAGTGCCTCGCCCCAAGCTCAAGCAGCACATTGTAAGCTACACGCTGGATCAGCTCGAGAGCATGCTCGACCCCGACGCGTTCATGCGCGTGCATCGCTCAGCCATCGTCCAATTCGGTCACATCAAGGAACTCATTACGTGGTTCTCCGGGCGATACAAACTCGTCCTGACCGGCGGACACGAGGTCATTGCCAGCCGGGAGCGCTCCAAGATCCTGAAGGACCGGCTCATGGTCTGA
- a CDS encoding family 10 glycosylhydrolase: MAQTTPPKLEARAAWIATVINLDWPKSPLHSPATQQADLRALMDGLAARNINVVYFQVRSEADAMYASEIEPWSRYLTGQQGQAPSPIWDPLSFAIETAHERGMELHAWVNPFRAVRQTNAYPIAANHVSTTHPEWILEIGTQKMLDPGHPAVRDYVIGVVEDILRRYDVDGIHFDDYFYPYSPQIGDQDRPSFETYNPDGLQRGDWRRQNINRFMADVYAAVLETDAEAQFGVSPFGIWKSGTPAGTSGLDAYSVIYADPLAWLADESVDYLIPQLYWPFGGGQDFGTLATWWAQQAGDAPNPRPIYTGHGTYKSDAATTTSGLYAANEMPRQIRFTRTNNGIHGSAHFRAANLLSSGNQGLTDSLRTDLYRTVALRPPMTHRDMFPPAAPDNLTATLGSGSTGSQTVLLRWDPSFFGTLARRFAVYRVKGSAPTDVRAVTNNPENLVAVTYEPLYSEGGLDDATSYHYIVTALTFNNVESGESSVASVMTGTNVAGMEQPLVAHLNVWPNPASTRVNLSMGNGSSSAGRIRTLVIHSAQGREVARLAPGTLSWDLTDRTGRRVAAGIYFVSVRDADGRTLVTKPVTIVRP, encoded by the coding sequence CAATCTTGACTGGCCGAAGAGCCCGCTCCATTCGCCGGCTACGCAACAGGCCGACTTGCGTGCGCTCATGGATGGGCTCGCAGCCCGCAACATCAACGTGGTGTATTTCCAGGTCCGCTCCGAGGCGGACGCCATGTATGCATCTGAAATCGAGCCGTGGTCGCGCTACCTGACCGGGCAGCAGGGCCAGGCGCCGAGCCCCATCTGGGATCCGCTCTCCTTCGCCATTGAAACCGCGCACGAGCGGGGCATGGAGTTGCATGCCTGGGTGAACCCGTTCCGCGCGGTCCGGCAGACGAATGCCTATCCGATTGCCGCCAATCACGTCTCAACTACGCATCCGGAGTGGATCCTGGAAATCGGTACGCAGAAGATGCTCGACCCGGGACACCCCGCCGTCCGCGACTACGTCATTGGCGTAGTTGAGGATATCCTGCGCAGGTATGACGTCGACGGCATCCACTTCGACGACTATTTCTATCCGTATTCCCCGCAGATCGGCGACCAGGACCGCCCGTCCTTCGAGACCTACAACCCGGATGGATTGCAACGGGGTGACTGGCGCCGCCAGAATATCAACCGTTTCATGGCGGATGTCTACGCGGCCGTACTGGAAACCGACGCCGAAGCCCAGTTCGGGGTCAGCCCGTTCGGCATCTGGAAGAGCGGCACGCCGGCGGGTACGTCGGGGCTTGACGCGTACAGCGTGATCTATGCCGATCCACTGGCCTGGCTCGCGGACGAGAGCGTGGATTACCTCATCCCCCAGTTGTACTGGCCCTTCGGAGGCGGGCAGGACTTCGGTACGCTGGCCACCTGGTGGGCCCAGCAGGCCGGGGACGCGCCGAATCCGCGGCCCATCTACACCGGACATGGAACATACAAGAGCGACGCCGCCACGACGACATCCGGCCTGTACGCCGCCAACGAAATGCCGCGTCAAATACGATTCACGCGCACAAACAATGGCATCCACGGATCTGCCCATTTCCGCGCAGCGAATCTGCTTTCGTCCGGCAACCAGGGGCTGACCGATTCGCTCCGCACGGACCTCTACCGAACGGTCGCGTTGCGACCGCCCATGACGCACCGGGACATGTTTCCCCCGGCGGCACCCGACAACCTGACCGCGACACTCGGTTCCGGTTCCACGGGTTCGCAGACCGTCCTTCTGCGCTGGGACCCGTCATTCTTCGGAACGCTGGCGCGTCGGTTTGCCGTGTATCGCGTTAAGGGCTCGGCTCCGACCGACGTGCGTGCGGTCACCAACAATCCGGAGAACCTGGTTGCCGTCACGTATGAGCCCCTGTACAGCGAAGGAGGGCTGGACGATGCCACGTCCTACCACTATATCGTGACCGCGCTCACGTTCAATAATGTGGAGAGCGGGGAGAGCAGTGTCGCATCGGTCATGACGGGGACCAACGTTGCCGGCATGGAGCAGCCCCTGGTGGCCCATCTGAACGTCTGGCCGAACCCTGCATCGACTCGCGTGAATCTGTCCATGGGTAACGGCTCGTCCTCAGCCGGTCGGATCCGTACGCTCGTTATCCACAGTGCACAGGGCCGGGAAGTGGCCCGACTCGCGCCCGGAACGTTGTCCTGGGATCTGACCGACCGGACAGGTCGGCGCGTGGCGGCCGGCATCTATTTCGTTTCCGTACGGGATGCGGATGGACGGACCTTGGTGACCAAACCGGTGACCATCGTCAGACCATGA